The Aureispira anguillae genome contains a region encoding:
- a CDS encoding low molecular weight protein-tyrosine-phosphatase, translating into MKFLMVCLGNICRSPLAEGILKAKAVAGHLEWVIDSAGTSAYHAGELPDRRSIAIAESYGIDITDQRSRPITPKDLDDFDVIYVMDSSNYNNVMELCENAEQQSKVQLIMNMAEPGRNIAVPDPYWEDDGFRNVYLMLDKACTAILAEYQ; encoded by the coding sequence ATGAAGTTTTTAATGGTATGTTTAGGCAATATTTGCCGTTCGCCATTGGCGGAAGGAATTCTAAAAGCAAAAGCAGTAGCAGGGCATTTAGAGTGGGTAATCGACTCTGCTGGTACGAGTGCTTATCATGCAGGAGAGTTGCCTGATCGTCGTTCTATTGCGATTGCAGAATCGTATGGTATTGATATTACCGATCAACGTTCTCGTCCAATAACCCCTAAAGATTTAGATGACTTTGATGTAATTTATGTAATGGATAGCAGCAATTATAATAATGTGATGGAGTTGTGTGAAAATGCGGAGCAGCAGTCAAAAGTTCAATTGATTATGAACATGGCTGAACCTGGAAGAAATATTGCGGTGCCAGATCCATACTGGGAAGATGATGGCTTTAGAAATGTTTATTTGATGTTGGATAAAGCCTGCACTGCCATTCTAGCAGAGTATCAATAA
- a CDS encoding UDP-3-O-(3-hydroxymyristoyl)glucosamine N-acyltransferase, with the protein MKFKMPISISDIGELIGAKIIGNSDIKVTYLSEIHKVEEGSLMFVDNEKYYSQAIYSTATAIIIDKEVDCPEGKALLIVDKPFEAYNQLALHFNPFVAIQSNISPTAIIGENTILEPGVVVGNHVTIGDNCLIRANTVLLDNTKIGNHVIIHANSSIGNDAFYMNKKADQSYQRWHSIGRVIIEDNVEIGASCTIDKGVSGDTVIGEGTKIDNLVHVGHGVRIGKHCLLAAQVGIAGKTIIQDYVTIYGQVGISKSLVVGEGATILAKAGVPKSIPGGDKEYVGIPAGESRAKFREMAALRQLPEIVKKVNEIYTALFKNKKKDS; encoded by the coding sequence ATGAAATTTAAAATGCCAATATCTATTTCAGATATAGGAGAATTAATAGGAGCAAAGATTATAGGAAATAGTGACATTAAAGTTACTTATTTGAGTGAAATTCATAAGGTAGAAGAAGGGAGTTTGATGTTTGTGGATAATGAAAAATATTATAGCCAAGCAATCTATTCTACAGCAACGGCAATTATCATAGACAAAGAGGTAGACTGTCCAGAGGGAAAAGCCTTATTGATTGTTGACAAACCTTTTGAAGCATACAATCAATTAGCTTTACATTTTAACCCCTTTGTTGCCATTCAATCCAACATCAGCCCCACTGCAATTATTGGAGAAAATACAATCTTAGAACCAGGGGTCGTTGTCGGAAATCATGTGACAATTGGAGATAATTGCTTGATTCGAGCAAATACCGTGCTTTTAGACAATACTAAAATTGGTAACCATGTAATCATTCATGCCAATTCATCAATTGGAAATGATGCCTTTTACATGAATAAAAAAGCAGATCAATCCTATCAACGTTGGCACTCCATTGGACGGGTAATCATTGAAGACAATGTAGAAATTGGAGCAAGTTGTACGATTGATAAAGGTGTTTCTGGCGATACCGTAATTGGAGAAGGAACCAAAATTGATAATTTAGTACATGTCGGACATGGGGTACGAATTGGAAAACATTGTTTGTTAGCTGCTCAGGTTGGCATTGCTGGCAAAACAATTATTCAAGATTATGTAACCATCTATGGACAAGTGGGAATTTCTAAGTCATTAGTTGTTGGGGAGGGAGCTACCATCTTGGCGAAAGCTGGAGTACCTAAATCTATTCCTGGTGGCGATAAAGAATATGTTGGGATTCCTGCTGGTGAATCTAGAGCTAAATTTAGAGAAATGGCTGCCTTGCGTCAATTGCCCGAAATTGTCAAGAAAGTAAATGAAATATATACCGCACTATTTAAAAATAAGAAAAAAGATAGCTAG
- the odhB gene encoding 2-oxoglutarate dehydrogenase complex dihydrolipoyllysine-residue succinyltransferase, with the protein MSIIELVVPVIGESITEVTLSSWIKEDGAYVELDEIICEFESDKATVEVPAEKAGKLIWVAQEGDDIPIGEVFAKIDTSVSGGGSDSSSETTPEVVSSTPVTETPTTESTTSDSYASGHPSPTAQKLMNEHNLKADAIVATGKDGRITQDDVQKAIDNQSKAPAKPAPTAPKKVEKEAAPVAAPIAAFSREKRTEKMSRMRRTIAKRLVSAKNNTAMLTTFNEVDLTEIMALRKKYQDKFVERYGIKLGFMSLFSKACAKVLMEMPAVNAQIGEDGKSIIYHDYVDISIAISTPTGLVVPPVKNVESLNFAEIEGSIKGLAKKAREGSLTLQEMQGGTFTITNGGVFGSMMSTPIINEPQSAILGMHTIQQRPMAIDGEVKIRPMMYLALSYDHRIIDGSSSVTFLVKVKQLLEDPVTLLLDL; encoded by the coding sequence ATGAGTATCATAGAACTCGTAGTACCAGTTATTGGTGAGTCCATCACAGAGGTTACACTTTCTTCTTGGATAAAAGAAGATGGTGCGTATGTAGAATTAGACGAAATCATTTGCGAATTTGAATCTGACAAAGCAACAGTAGAAGTTCCTGCTGAAAAAGCAGGGAAGTTGATTTGGGTAGCTCAAGAAGGAGATGATATTCCAATTGGTGAAGTATTTGCAAAAATTGATACCAGTGTTTCGGGAGGTGGTAGCGATAGTAGCTCAGAAACAACCCCTGAAGTTGTAAGTTCTACACCTGTTACAGAAACGCCTACTACAGAATCGACCACATCTGATTCTTATGCTAGCGGTCACCCTTCTCCTACGGCTCAAAAACTAATGAATGAGCACAACTTAAAGGCAGATGCAATTGTTGCTACGGGCAAAGATGGTCGTATTACGCAAGATGATGTTCAAAAAGCAATTGACAACCAATCCAAAGCTCCTGCTAAACCAGCACCAACTGCTCCTAAAAAAGTAGAAAAAGAAGCGGCTCCTGTTGCTGCTCCAATAGCTGCCTTTAGCCGAGAAAAACGCACCGAAAAAATGAGTCGGATGCGTCGTACAATTGCAAAACGTCTAGTTTCTGCCAAAAACAATACGGCAATGTTGACCACTTTTAATGAGGTTGATTTAACCGAAATTATGGCACTGCGCAAAAAATACCAAGACAAGTTTGTGGAACGCTATGGTATTAAACTTGGTTTTATGTCTTTGTTCTCTAAAGCTTGTGCCAAAGTATTAATGGAAATGCCTGCTGTAAATGCACAAATTGGAGAAGATGGGAAATCTATTATTTACCATGATTATGTAGATATATCGATTGCTATTTCTACGCCAACAGGTTTGGTTGTTCCTCCTGTCAAAAATGTAGAATCACTCAATTTTGCAGAAATTGAAGGTTCTATCAAAGGCTTGGCAAAAAAAGCACGAGAAGGAAGCTTAACACTTCAAGAAATGCAGGGCGGAACCTTTACCATTACCAATGGTGGAGTATTTGGTTCTATGATGAGTACACCAATCATCAACGAACCTCAATCTGCTATTTTGGGAATGCATACCATACAACAACGCCCAATGGCTATTGATGGTGAGGTAAAAATACGTCCAATGATGTACCTAGCACTCTCTTATGATCACAGAATCATTGATGGTAGCTCTTCGGTTACGTTCTTAGTAAAAGTAAAACAACTGTTGGAAGATCCTGTTACCTTATTATTGGATTTATAA
- the fabG gene encoding 3-oxoacyl-[acyl-carrier-protein] reductase — MKLLENKVALITGGSRGIGATMVKKFAEHGAHVAFTYRSSADRANQVVQEAAEHGTTIKAFASDASSFEQTQELINDVIKEFGKIDILINNAGITRDNLLMRMTEDNWDDVMNNNLKSIYNFTKCIMRPMLKARGGSIINISSIVGLKGNAGQANYAASKAGMIGFTKSIAQEVGSRNIRCNAIAPGFITTDMTEELGEKIREQMIQSTALKRFGSTEEIANVAIFLASDLSSYITGETLNTSGGM; from the coding sequence ATGAAACTTTTGGAAAACAAAGTAGCTCTTATCACAGGTGGCTCAAGAGGTATTGGAGCAACAATGGTGAAAAAATTTGCCGAACATGGAGCTCATGTCGCTTTCACTTATCGTTCATCTGCTGATCGTGCTAATCAAGTAGTCCAAGAGGCTGCTGAGCATGGTACCACAATCAAGGCCTTTGCCTCTGATGCTAGCTCATTCGAACAAACACAAGAGCTTATTAATGATGTAATAAAAGAATTTGGTAAAATTGATATTCTAATCAATAATGCTGGTATCACACGTGATAACTTATTGATGCGAATGACAGAGGACAATTGGGATGATGTAATGAACAACAACCTAAAGTCCATTTACAATTTCACTAAATGCATTATGCGCCCTATGCTCAAAGCTCGTGGCGGTTCTATTATTAATATCTCATCTATTGTAGGTCTAAAAGGAAATGCTGGACAAGCCAATTATGCTGCGTCAAAAGCAGGAATGATAGGATTTACAAAATCTATTGCTCAAGAAGTTGGCTCTAGAAATATTCGTTGCAACGCAATTGCTCCTGGTTTTATTACTACAGATATGACCGAGGAATTAGGGGAGAAAATCAGAGAACAAATGATCCAATCTACAGCCTTAAAACGCTTTGGCTCAACAGAAGAAATTGCCAATGTTGCGATTTTCTTAGCTTCTGATTTATCCAGCTATATTACAGGCGAAACCCTTAACACAAGTGGGGGAATGTAA
- a CDS encoding DUF2147 domain-containing protein, giving the protein MKRIAHLFSIVAIGCMLLMSSNLSAQTSVNGKDCIGIWKTVDDESGRTKSHVQVFKVGDKYHAKIVKLLDPKSLEDSGEERFEDIKCTKCPADHGKDKPLYGLEIIWGMEKSSDKWKGGSIMDPKKGKVYTCTMWMDESDSSGNQLSVRGWVGFFYRTQTWYRVK; this is encoded by the coding sequence ATGAAACGTATTGCTCATCTTTTTAGTATAGTAGCTATTGGTTGCATGTTATTAATGTCTTCTAATCTTTCTGCTCAAACCTCAGTCAATGGAAAAGATTGTATTGGTATTTGGAAAACCGTAGATGATGAATCAGGGCGAACCAAATCTCATGTCCAAGTTTTTAAAGTAGGGGATAAGTATCACGCAAAAATTGTTAAATTATTGGACCCCAAATCTCTAGAAGATAGTGGAGAGGAGCGTTTTGAAGATATAAAATGTACTAAATGTCCTGCTGACCATGGCAAAGATAAACCCTTATATGGTTTAGAAATTATTTGGGGAATGGAAAAATCTTCAGATAAATGGAAAGGTGGCAGCATCATGGACCCTAAAAAAGGAAAAGTTTATACTTGTACTATGTGGATGGATGAATCCGATAGCTCAGGAAATCAACTTTCTGTTCGTGGCTGGGTTGGCTTTTTCTACCGTACGCAAACTTGGTATCGAGTAAAATAA